Proteins encoded within one genomic window of Streptomyces sp. NBC_00523:
- a CDS encoding NAD(P)-dependent oxidoreductase codes for MKLTVFGATGGIGQEIVRQAVAAGHEVTAVVRDPARLAVPLSDITVHTAARVDDPEALREAVAGRDAVLSGLGSRGRKADGIAERLTRAVLTAMEVEGTRRLLVVSAAPVAPTPADEPLLDRMMLSMIGAVLKEVYADLTAMEAALAASATDWTSVRPPKLTNGPLTGTYRTVVGGNPRSGRSISRADVAHAMLALIGDAATVKQGVGVAY; via the coding sequence ATGAAGCTCACGGTTTTTGGTGCGACCGGCGGTATCGGGCAGGAGATCGTCCGCCAGGCGGTGGCGGCGGGGCACGAGGTGACGGCGGTGGTGCGCGATCCCGCCCGGCTCGCGGTCCCGCTCTCGGACATCACGGTGCACACGGCTGCCCGGGTGGACGACCCGGAGGCGCTGCGGGAGGCGGTGGCGGGCCGGGACGCGGTCCTCTCCGGCCTCGGGTCCAGAGGCCGGAAGGCCGACGGGATCGCCGAGCGGCTGACCCGCGCCGTGCTGACGGCCATGGAGGTGGAGGGCACCCGGCGGCTGCTGGTGGTCAGCGCCGCCCCGGTCGCCCCCACGCCCGCCGACGAGCCGCTGCTCGATCGGATGATGCTCTCGATGATCGGCGCGGTCCTCAAGGAGGTGTACGCGGATCTCACCGCGATGGAGGCGGCGCTGGCGGCCTCGGCCACGGACTGGACGTCGGTGCGGCCGCCCAAGCTGACGAACGGGCCCCTGACGGGCACCTACCGCACGGTCGTCGGCGGCAACCCGCGCAGCGGCCGGTCCATCTCCCGGGCCGACGTGGCCCACGCGATGCTGGCGCTGATCGGCGACGCGGCGACGGTGAAGCAGGGCGTGGGCGTCGCGTACTGA
- a CDS encoding TetR/AcrR family transcriptional regulator, giving the protein MEQKPARVRLVDAAHELMLTKGLARTTTKEIAKAAGCSEAALYKNFLSKEELFVVVLKERLPKIDLRELIADPGAGERSVEENLTDIARQAALFYEQSFPIAASLYAEPRLKERHDAAMRELGTGPHLPIRGVDTYLRAEQTAGRVRPDADTYAAAALLLGACAQRAFAYDATDDGEPPQPLDDFAASLARTLLNGLAG; this is encoded by the coding sequence ATGGAGCAGAAGCCGGCCCGCGTCCGCCTCGTCGACGCCGCCCACGAGCTCATGCTCACCAAGGGCCTGGCCCGGACCACCACCAAGGAGATCGCCAAGGCCGCCGGCTGCTCGGAGGCCGCGCTCTACAAGAACTTCCTCAGCAAGGAGGAGCTGTTCGTGGTGGTCCTCAAGGAACGGCTGCCCAAGATCGATCTGCGCGAGCTCATCGCCGATCCGGGCGCGGGGGAGCGGTCGGTCGAGGAGAACCTCACCGACATCGCCCGGCAGGCCGCTCTGTTCTACGAGCAGAGCTTCCCGATCGCCGCCTCCCTGTACGCCGAACCGAGGCTCAAGGAGCGCCACGACGCGGCCATGCGCGAGCTCGGCACCGGCCCCCACCTGCCCATCCGCGGCGTCGACACGTATCTGCGGGCCGAACAGACCGCCGGCCGCGTCCGCCCCGACGCCGACACCTACGCGGCCGCCGCACTGCTCCTCGGCGCCTGCGCCCAGCGCGCCTTCGCCTACGACGCCACGGACGACGGCGAACCGCCCCAGCCGCTGGACGACTTCGCCGCGTCCCTCGCCCGCACCCTGCTCAACGGCCTCGCGGGCTGA
- a CDS encoding adenosine deaminase: MERDVRLLPKAHLHLHFTGSMRPTTLLELADKYGVRLPEALTGGEPPKLRATDERGWFRFQRLYDIARSCLRAPEDIQRLVRETAQEDVADGSGWLEIQVDPTSYAPLLGGLIPAIEIILDAVDAASRETGLPIRVVIAANRMKHPLDARTLARLAVRYADRGVVGFGLSNDERRGMARDFDRAFAIAREGGLLAAPHGGELSGPSSVRDCLDDLDAARVGHGVRSAEDPRLLRRLAEAGVTCEVCPASNVALGVYEKPADVPLRTLFDAGVPMALGADDPLLFGSRLAAQYDLVRRHHAFTDEELAELARQSVRGSTAPEPVRAELLAGVDAWLAGPAA, encoded by the coding sequence ATGGAACGTGATGTACGGCTGCTGCCCAAGGCCCACCTGCACCTGCACTTCACCGGGTCGATGCGGCCCACGACGCTGCTGGAGCTCGCCGACAAGTACGGGGTGCGGCTGCCCGAGGCCCTGACCGGCGGCGAGCCGCCCAAGCTGCGCGCCACGGACGAGCGGGGCTGGTTCCGCTTCCAGCGGCTGTACGACATCGCCCGGTCCTGCCTGCGGGCCCCCGAGGACATCCAGCGCCTGGTGCGCGAGACCGCCCAGGAGGACGTGGCGGACGGCTCCGGCTGGCTGGAGATCCAGGTCGACCCCACCTCGTACGCACCCCTGCTCGGCGGCCTGATCCCGGCGATCGAGATCATCCTGGACGCGGTGGACGCCGCCTCGCGCGAGACCGGGCTGCCGATCCGGGTGGTCATCGCGGCGAACCGGATGAAACACCCGCTGGACGCGCGGACCCTCGCCCGGCTCGCCGTGCGGTACGCGGACCGGGGCGTCGTCGGCTTCGGCCTCTCCAACGACGAACGGCGCGGGATGGCCCGCGACTTCGACCGGGCCTTCGCCATCGCCCGGGAGGGCGGTCTGCTGGCCGCCCCGCACGGCGGCGAGCTGTCCGGCCCGTCCAGCGTCCGGGACTGCCTGGACGACCTCGACGCGGCCCGTGTGGGGCACGGGGTGCGCTCCGCCGAGGACCCCCGGCTGCTGCGCCGGCTCGCGGAGGCGGGGGTGACCTGCGAGGTGTGCCCCGCGTCCAACGTGGCGCTCGGCGTCTACGAGAAGCCCGCCGATGTCCCCCTGCGCACTCTGTTCGACGCGGGGGTGCCGATGGCCCTCGGCGCGGACGACCCGCTGCTCTTCGGCTCCCGGCTGGCCGCGCAGTACGACCTGGTGCGCCGCCACCACGCGTTCACCGACGAGGAGCTGGCCGAGCTGGCCCGCCAGTCGGTGCGCGGTTCGACGGCGCCGGAGCCGGTGCGGGCGGAGCTGCTGGCGGGGGTCGACGCGTGGCTGGCGGGTCCTGCGGCCTGA